The genomic segment GGCCGCAACAGCATAACGTGCGTACCATTTTTTAGGCCGTCCGAGCCGGCGGATCGGTGTTTCCGGCAGTACGACATTATCGTTATGTCGGATCGTGTCAACGATCGTGTCCGAAAGTCGCTCAAAATAATGTGGCGGTACCTCAAAACCATCGTTTGAAACCTTCTGCTTCAATTGGTCTACAGCAATACGGGCAAATATATTGTCTTCAAGTGTTTGTTCATAGTCCCCCGGGACCGTATATCCGTCGGTAGAAATACTATTTTTTAATTTCTCCGTTGCTATACGTGCAAATATGCTACTTTCAAGGGCCTGCATATAATCCGCCGGGATCGTAAATCCATCTGTTGGAACCGTATTCTTTAATTCCTCCGCCGTGATACGGGCAAAGATGTCGTATTCAAGTGCATGTTCGTAATTTACAGGGACCTTAAAGCCGTCGGATTGAATCTTTTCTTTTAGTTTTTCCTCTGCAATGCGATGAAAGATGCTGTCGGTCAATACAGCTTCGTAATGCTCAGGGATATCGAAGTCATTTATGGCCGCTATGGATTCCATAGCAATTCCGCCCATAATACGATCAGGAAGGCTGTCAAAATATCCTTCGGGCACCTCAAATACATCTTCGTCACTGCATTTACCCAAGCTGACATGCGCTATTATTTTCGATTCTAAATCCTCGAAATAGTTTTCAGGCACGCCAAAAGGATTTTTACGCAATGATTCTGGAAGATTAGTAGGTTCCAGCCCATCATGATATGTACTATTTTCCTTCATAGTATCTGTTAGAGCCCGATTTCGCTAAAAGGTTTAATCGTGGTTGTTAAAAAAAGACTCTATTTTTTTGACAGCTAAGTGATAAGATGCCTTCAATGCGCCGACACTTGTGCCAAGAACCTCAGAAATTTCCTCATACTTCATATCTTCAAAATATTTCATGTTAAAAACCAATTTCTGCTTTTCGGGTAATGTTAATAGAGCCTGCTGCAATTTCATTTGGGCTTTGTCGCCGCTAAAGTAATTGCCATCAGCAAGTGTTTCTGCTAAATAAGCAGAGGTGTCGTCATCCAACGACACGTTCTGCTTTTGCTTTTTCTTATTTAAGAATGTAATACATTCGTTGGTTGCAATCCGATATAGCCAGGTGTACAATTGCGAATCTTCGCGGAAATTACCGAGGTTTTTCCATACTTTCACAAAGATATCCTGTACGACATCGTCAGCATCATCATGATCGATTACCATTCTTCGCACATGCCAATAAATCTTTTGCTGATATTTTTTCAACAAAGAACGGAAAGCTTCTTCTCGCGTACTCTCTTCTGCGAATTTTGCTATAATTAAAGCGTCATCCATATATTGACCTGCGTGGTGTTGTTATTTTCTATTGATTACTTTTTGAGCAGCAGCGACGATTGCATCTGCATTCAGTCCGTATTTTTCCATTAATTGTGCAGGTGTACCAGACTCGCCGAAGCTATCGTTGACAGCTACGTATTCCTGCGGGCTAGGTAATGCTTTTGCCAGCACCTGCGCTACACTGTCACCCAATCCTCCCAGGCGGTTGTGCTCCTCTGCAGTCACCACACATTTTGTTTTAGCAACAGATTTTAAGATGGCCTCTTCGTCCAGTGGTTTAATGGTGTGAATATTGATAATTTCGGCGTTGATGCCTAGTTCTGCTAATTTTTCACCCGCTTGAATTGCTTCCCAGACTAAGTGTCCAGTAGCAATGATCGTCACATCAGATCCTTCGTTCAACAAAACTGCTTTTCCGATTACAAATTCTTGGTCGGCAGGAGTAAAGTTAGGTACTACTGGACGGCCGAAACGCAAATAAACAGGGCCATCGTATTTCGCAGCGGCTATGGTAGCTGCTTTTGTCTGGTTGAAATCGCAAGGGTTGATCACCGTCATCCCCGGTAGCATTTTCATTAAGCCGATATCTTCCAGAATTTGGTGGGTAGCCCCGTCTTCTCCCAAAGTTAACCCTGCGTGTGAAGCAGCAATCTTCACATTTTTGCCTGAATAAGCAATGGATTGACGGATCTGGTCGTAAACACGGCCTGTAGAGAAGTTCGCAAACGTCCCTGTAAACGGAATCTTGCCGCCAATAGTCAGGCCGGCAGCGATGCCCATCATGTTCGCTTCAGCAATTCCAATCTGGAAAAAGCGTTCTGGAAATTCTTTTATAAAATCGTTCATTTTTAATGAACCGATCAAATCTGCACATAATGCAACTACATTCTCATCCTGTTTTCCAGCTTCCAGTAAGCCGGCGCCGAATCCCGAACGTGTATCTTTTGACTCTGTGTAAGTATATTTTTTCATTTAATTATTTTTTTCTTTTGTCGGCTGATGAACTCGGTGTAAATAGTACTGACCTACAGTACAGCATTATCTACAGCTCGGTTTCATTCTTAGTAATCTCCCAAAGTTTCAGTCAGTTGATTTAAAGCCGATGCCAACTGTTCGTCATTTGGTGCCACACCGTGCCATTTATGAGAACCCATCATGAAATCAACACCTTTTCCCATTTCTGTGTGCAATAAGATAACTACCGGTTTGCCTTTTCCGGTACGTGACTTCGCTTCTGCCAGGCCAGCTACGACAGACGCCATATCATTTCCTTTCGCCACTTCCATCACCTCCCAGCCAAAAGCTTCCCATTTTGCGCGTAAATCACCCAATGATAATACCTGATCCGTCGATCCATCGATCTGAGCATTGTTATAGTCAACAGCTGCAATTAGGTTGTCGACCTTGTTGTGCGGTGCATACATCGCTGCTTCCCAGACTTGTCCTTCCTGCAGCTCGCCATCGCCCATCAATACATAAACTAGATTATTGTCTTTATTCAATTTTTTTGCCTGTGCTGCACCAATCGCAACAGACAATCCCTGACCCAACGATCCTGAAGCCACACGGATACCCGGAAGACCTTCATGGGTAGTAGGGTGGCCCTGAAGTCTCGAATTGATTTTTCTGAAGGTCGCCAATTCACTCACTTCAAAATAACCCGCACGCGCCAATGTACTGTAAAATACCGGCGAAATGTGGCCGTTTGACAAGAAGAATAAATCTTCCCCTTTCCCATCCATGTCAAAGGAGGAATTGCGTTTCATTGCATTGAAATAAAGCGCCACGAAGTAATCTGTACAACCTAATGAACCACCAGGGTGGCCTGATTGACAAGCGTGTACCATACGTACGATATCACGTCTTACCTGTGATGCAATTTGTTCTAGTTTGTTAATATCTGCACTCATTTTTTTTGTTGGTTTCACAATTGGTCGTAAAGTTAACTATTTTTAAGCTAGATGCTTGTTAAAAAGTGAATTTCTTTGCTGATCTCCAGAGTGGAAAACAAAAGACCTTTTGTCGACGGTAACCATGTATGCATGGATGTGCCTGCCCGCCCATCCCGGGGCTATTGGGCCAATACTACTCATGAAAGGTGGGGCTAGGAAAATTTGAACTTTATATGGGGATTCGTCGTCAATTTGCGGTTGCACGACAGTTTTCTGAAGTAGGTGTATATGGTGGATATCATGAGGTCTATTGCTGTGCGAAAGCCGTCCAAGCGGTAGGCGATCACAGACCAAAAAAAGGATTCAGCAAATTTTACTGAATCCTTTTTTTTGTTATAGTTATGCTGACGAAAATTTACATGGCTTCTGCCACCACTTCGGTCACTTCGGGAACCATGCGTTTCAATAAGCCTTCTATACCTGCTTTAAGCGTGATGGTAGACGAAGGGCAGCCGCTGCACGAACCTTTTAATTCAACAGTCACCACACCTTCATGGAAAGACTTGTAGTGGATAGCACCACCATCTTGCTCAACAGCGGGCCGTACGTAATCAT from the Sphingobacterium thalpophilum genome contains:
- a CDS encoding transketolase family protein, with the protein product MKKYTYTESKDTRSGFGAGLLEAGKQDENVVALCADLIGSLKMNDFIKEFPERFFQIGIAEANMMGIAAGLTIGGKIPFTGTFANFSTGRVYDQIRQSIAYSGKNVKIAASHAGLTLGEDGATHQILEDIGLMKMLPGMTVINPCDFNQTKAATIAAAKYDGPVYLRFGRPVVPNFTPADQEFVIGKAVLLNEGSDVTIIATGHLVWEAIQAGEKLAELGINAEIINIHTIKPLDEEAILKSVAKTKCVVTAEEHNRLGGLGDSVAQVLAKALPSPQEYVAVNDSFGESGTPAQLMEKYGLNADAIVAAAQKVINRK
- a CDS encoding transketolase is translated as MSADINKLEQIASQVRRDIVRMVHACQSGHPGGSLGCTDYFVALYFNAMKRNSSFDMDGKGEDLFFLSNGHISPVFYSTLARAGYFEVSELATFRKINSRLQGHPTTHEGLPGIRVASGSLGQGLSVAIGAAQAKKLNKDNNLVYVLMGDGELQEGQVWEAAMYAPHNKVDNLIAAVDYNNAQIDGSTDQVLSLGDLRAKWEAFGWEVMEVAKGNDMASVVAGLAEAKSRTGKGKPVVILLHTEMGKGVDFMMGSHKWHGVAPNDEQLASALNQLTETLGDY
- a CDS encoding RNA polymerase sigma factor, whose protein sequence is MDDALIIAKFAEESTREEAFRSLLKKYQQKIYWHVRRMVIDHDDADDVVQDIFVKVWKNLGNFREDSQLYTWLYRIATNECITFLNKKKQKQNVSLDDDTSAYLAETLADGNYFSGDKAQMKLQQALLTLPEKQKLVFNMKYFEDMKYEEISEVLGTSVGALKASYHLAVKKIESFFNNHD